A window of Castanea sativa cultivar Marrone di Chiusa Pesio chromosome 8, ASM4071231v1 genomic DNA:
CTTGTAAACAAACTCGAGCTTGCTCGATAAAAAATTAGCTAGGCTTGAGTATAAAATCTTGTTTGGCGATGAACaagttcaataaaaaattagctaGGCTTAAACATAAAATCTTGTTTGATGATAAACTTGAGCTTTGCttgtgttaaaaataaataaagtaacagTCTCATCTTTTTATCAGTTATCATTAGTATCACCGCACATCCTtaatgcgatggtcactccataagtataagtgcttgtgaggtaTGGGGGGCAagagtcggggttcaagtctctaggagggagcttcacacatatatacacttaaattagacaaaagtaaaaattttattttgtataaaaataaaaaataaaaaaatcagttaTCATTAGTGATAACGTGACACTTTGATTTCCATGTTAGTGATGTCACTGATGTGGCTTCATATGGGCCTAATGCTTATGAATGTAGGACTCACCTAAAGGCTAAATCCAGAGGTTTGTGGGTCTGCTCACACTAGAAAAAGTATCTTATAAACAGATTATTTTTGGTCTTTGAACTATGATTCAACTTCAATTTTCATTgtctaaatttaaaatgttgCAATCTCAtccaaacaaattaaattaataaattcttTGCCATGAAAAGTATATCATTTATCCTGAAacatcatttttctttcaaaatatataaaaggaagTGGTATTCAAGTATTTTTTGTCAAACTATTCCCCTCTATGTAAATGAGTTTCATGCACTAATAATATAGTGGAATGAAACTTGGGAccttcaattttaattataatatgttatTCAAGTTTATTGAACCCACTACCTAAGTATCCTTAAAAggattaaacataattttttttatttcaaagtaAATAGAGACAAACTAATCTGTTAATTGCTTCcctcaaaaaatgaaaaagttttacctataaaaattgtacaattagggtctgtttggatacagctgaaaactaaaaactaaaaacactgtaacaaaataatttttaaatgtgtgaattgTATCGCGGGTCCCAtttttagggtccgtttggatagaacttattgctgaaaactgaaaacactgtagcaaaataatttttaaatgtgtaaatagtactgcgggacccatttttaataaaaaattactaaaaacgtacatgaacagtgcacgcaCAGTGCGCgttgtccccccccccccccccccgcagcagaaaaaaaaaaatcaaaacgcaaaacgcaaaacgtgAAAACGtgtatccaaactccaccttattttaaaaaaaatggctgaaacagtacatgaacagtgcgctACTATGCGTAAACAGTAACTACATCTTATCTCTTGATTGAAACCcgtgcacacaaaaaaaaaaaaaaaagtctgaaaCATGAAAACTGAAATCGTGGACACTGGCATCtctatccaaacccacccttaagctgagtttggatacagcttatctGCGTCTGCGTCTGCTGCtgctgcgttttttttttttttttttctgctgatgcacgggtcaggggggacagcggctactgttcatgctactatgcatgaacagtagccgcatttgctgacttttcagcacatcTGTGGGttccgtgtactgttcacgggacccacaaacttcactttacagaattttttttattaaaaatgggtctcacggtactattcacacatttaaaaattattttggtacagtgttttcagtttttagttttcagtttttagcaataagctctatccaaacggtaATATATAAGCATGTGAATGGTAAtcatttgaaggtttttttttttttttttctggttttggAAGGATATATCTTTTAAGCCAGCCAACGTAAACCTACGTGATATTTAACTGTTATTTAGAATCcctctcctttttgttttatattcttaattttcaattttatttaaaaaccaaaaaaaaaaaaaaagaccgaCCTATGAAACGTAAAGACTCCGGAATTGATCCGAGTGAGAGAGGGATTAGCTAGGAAACCGAGTAAAGAGAGGAATGAGAATGGCAAAAAAGTAACTATAATATATATCACCTTATTATAAATACGACCTGTGACctaagaaaaacagaaaatctAGTAGTGATTCTTGTTACCTCTACAATCCTTGgattagtttctttcttttttgttcttcaattcGTTTTCTATTGTAGTCTGGTTCTTGTTTGATTTCCTAGAAATAGAATACTTTCTTCTAGTTCCTCAAagtaatttctttctttggtctGGTTCTTGTTTGATATCAAAGCATGTCACGTTGgagaaaaaatcaagaacaaagTCTTGAATCTTGGAGTTGGAGAGGTTCTAATAAATATTGTATGCAAACCCAGAAGAGAAAGTATAGTGTGCCTTCTTGGGAAAAAAGGTTTTGCTTTGTGGTGGGTTCAATGCCATGGAGTAGGTTATTGGAGGCCAAAAAGTACATATCCGAATCTGACAAGGTGATGAAGTGGAACGATTCAGCAGGAGAGAAGGCCTTCCACAGTGCAAAGGGTAGGTATTGGGCAAAGATCAATGGCCTCCCATGCAATATTTCCTTGCCCAATCCAGATATTTATATCGATAATATTGATTGGGACTCCAAGGTTGATCCTCAACTTTTTCTGGACTTGGAAGTCGCgaaggaagagaaaaataataatgtgaTTGACAATTCTTGTCAATTAATTTTGGACCAACCCATCAAGCCAACTGGTTGGGATGTATCATATAgtgatattatttttaacaagTCTTTGACTGGTATGATTGTAGGAGATAGTGGGGTTGGTGAGAATAAGAATGGTATCAATTCATGGGAGTGTAGCAATTATCTTGGTGCAAGTGATGACAATGATAGGAAAGTTGTGGGAAAGAAGAATGAGAATTATAGGAGAACAGTGCATGGCAATGAATGCAAGCCCCCAAGGCCAAGGTGTATGAATCCAAGGTTTCAAGCAGATCATGGGTTTCGAAGATATTAACATGGGTGGAAGACGTTAAAGTAGCCAAATAGGAGTCAAGGAGGAGCCATTGAAGTAGTTTGTAAGAAATTGTTGCTGTTATCTTTTGATGAAGCTTTAGCTGAGTTTCTCTTATTCTTCTtggaagacttttttttttgtttttattgaccTATTGGAAGACATTGTACtgcatatgaattttttaatatataatatactacGCGTGAATTTGGCATGGGCTTAAAAGCCAAATTTTTCTCACTGTTCACTTTATTTTAACTGctctttagtttattttttatattattcatgaattttattatatttttgatactatttatgtGTCTCATTATTATTTCAGCTACTTCtattttatctacaatatttttggtaaaaaaatttcaatttcagctaaataagttgtttctaACAAGCCACATACgataatttaatatttaggggtgtttggtacatgcacttaaacaataattttcagtttttaaacaacattacatgtattttcacattttttttacctatacatatttctaaaatatacaaataacattattagaACAATATTACCACCGGCCGATTATTCCTAGTATGTTTGTTGTTATCTTCTGCGTGGCCAGAGATTGTTTTGTTGGGATTTAAATTTGTTAGAGCAACCATATCAGTTCGTGtaaaaatttcatctattttacacaaaaaacctccttttaaaattttacacattcatttttacaaataacccacatcagttcatctattctactacatttattaattaaataataattttctcacttttttttattatttctcccCAACTACCTATACGCGCGCCACTTCATttctgattaatttctctctctctctctctctctctctctctctctctctctcttcatttctctttcgctttctctctctctctctacccatttctgtgtttgctctctctctatacccacACTCTCTCTgaatcaactctccctctccttgAAAAACTCTTCCTCCGAaacaactctccctctccccgGAAAAACTTCATAGCTCCGATCCGCACCGTTCCACAAACCTCCAAGctccgatccaagctccgagctccgatccgcgCCATTCCATAAGCTCAGAGCTCTGATCCAAGCTCAGAGCTCTGATCCAAGCACTGATCttgtttgtgtatctctgttttttttttttttttttgagcaagtgtatctgtGTTGTAttgatttgtctgtgtggatgggtttgtgtgtgggtgtgtttgtgtgtatctgaggaaaaagaagaagatgagcagTTAACTGTTTTTTAGcacagagaagagagagaaaaaaacgagcgaacggaaattaataaaataatctataaacgagttacagtaaccgtggaaatatacacggttactgtagctcgggttggatttgcacaattttgcatgtttttacacccactgatgtgtgctcaaaatgtgtaaaattagtagttttttgtgttttagatGATTTTAATTGGActaatgtggttgctcttagagATGATTAACTTTACAGGACACCATAGGTTGTCTATTTTGAATGACTGCCATAGTACAGTACGTGTTGGAACAGACACCAACCAAACCAATAATTATGTAAGACTTTATCACTTTACCAAATCCATCATTTACACCTGTATATTTCAACTTTCTTTCTATTTGCATTGAAGTAAATAAATGTCTTCTTACAATTTAAGTTCTGTTtggatacaattaaaaactaaaaatactataataaaataaattttaaacgtgtgaatagtattgtaggacttatttttaatgaaaattttttaaaaattaagatttgtGGGTCCTGTAAACAATGCATAGGACCCATTGAATATgtaaaaaagtcaaaaatcacggcttaaaaaaaaaaaaaaagtatgaaacgCCAACTTAGCATTGTTCATAAGCGTCTTGCACTGCTCATGgacaatgaacagtgcaagaggcgctATCTAgagaaagtatatatatatatatatatattgaaacgCCTTAAACGCAAACTGTGGACACAataatttcaatccaaatgccACCTTAGATTAATTTTTACGATGGAAtcataacattttaaatttggatgataaaaattgaaattttttctttagaaaaaataacaattgaATATAAATCATATCCAAAGAGCATAAATATATTTCTTGTACAAATGAGATCTAGATTTGGAATAAGGTCATctctttaaatttatttttatataaatataatagaattttaaatctATAGCGTCTACTACATAATAATtgctctttaatttttaatctttctcatttcaaaaaaaaaaaaacaacaacagatttttcattaaaaaaatattccatGGTAAATAGGGTTGTGtataaaaactatatttagaGCGGAGCAACCTATTAGTTAATTTAATGCAATAAAAGTTAATTGAACAGTTTCAACAGGGATTTACAGAGAATCATAACAAGAACTATAAGAACCTTATCCTACACTATGCCTTGGAGCACGTGATTCAAGTTTTTAAAcagaataaaattttcttattaaaaaataagaaaaacatataaatattacTTCTTTCTATCATAATTTAAGGATGGATTTTAAAGGAGAACGGGAAAAAGTGTAGTAaaggaagttttttttaattggtaagaTACACTCTCATCCAATACCAACGCAACAAGCTTAGAGACTCTTAACCCACTATCTCACCCTCCTGTAGAACTTTTAGGcgaaaaaaaagttgtgaaaatgaagagaaaaaatgatGGATTTTAGAAGTGTATAcaatatatgaaaaaagaacATATTTCTAATATTGTGTCAATTTCTTCTCattatacttctttttctttttaaattcttGTGTCAATAATTTCTACTTGAACTAAAATCCTAAAGAGACCGTAAGGACGAAGGAGTGGTCCAAGACAAGGAGATGACAGCAATCGTACCTACTGCACTATTTATGCATAGACCATGTCGTGGGTGTGATGAAGTAGCCACTTCAAACTCAGTACAGTTTAAGTCCAGTGTTCCAATGAATTGGGACATGAATAATTAATGTAAACACATGTCTAAATTGAGCATGTGGTTACATTTTGTCCTGTCCAATGTACCGGTGTCCTAGAGAGATAAGCAGTACTAGTGAAGAAGAACTAACCAAGTTTGAAAGATGggatggagatttttttttcccctttaggtAAAGATCAGAAGTGCtacatctataatattttcacaataaataataagtgattagtttttatcaattctaatttgaacttatcgttaaaattactttttgatccatcaataacaacttatagCCACCtgctacttaaaattttttgtaaaaatattataaaaatgttctAAACATATAATCTCTCCAAGCTAAaagctttcttttttctgtaTGCGGTTTTGTGAACAATAACTTGCAGACAAAAGATGAGAGGGAATTCTGTAAAGCAATGGCCCTCGTCTTGAACCTTTTAGAATATCTCATTTTAACGCATTCGTGATTAATTTTGTACACATtcttgtttgggtttttttttcccaacctatatagtttatttgtttatcttattaatttatttcttaaataaaataagtcaaTAACCTTtcaattagtttattttttatcgAAACTACACATTTGTTCTATATTCTTtataccatattttaatttatttcctaacatttcaattgtgtcaatttaatcttTAACATTTCAgtatcgtgtcaatttagtctctgtCGTTATCTCTTAGATGGAAATTATTGacataacaaacaaacaaaattaaaaattagtttattgccACACAacagaaactaattttttattttgactgtTAGCCACGTCagtaattttcattcaaaaaataacaataaagacTAAATTGGCACGATCCTAAAAAGttagggattaaattgacacaattaaaatgttaaagactaaattgaaatatagtgtaaaaggTAGGGActaaatacgtagtttacccaaATAAACTTTCagtgtcgtgtcaatttagtctctataGTTATCTCTTGGATGAAAATTGCTAACATAACAAAtaggcaaaataaaaaaatcagtttaTTGCCACACAacggaaactaattttttattttggttgttagccacatcagcaattttCATTTAAGAAATAACAatagggattaaattgacacaatattgAAAAGTTAAggatcaaattgacacaattaaaatgttaagaaccaaattgaaatatagtgtaaaagaTAAGAACCAAACACGTAGTttactcaaataatttataCCAAACCAACTAATTAAACATGTGTAATGCAATCATAAGGTAAATTGATGCATAAGATTAGGAGGTCATTACCTCTTCATAACTCATGATATCATTGacaaaatatagtttttttttttttttttgagaaacgacGGAATATAGTTAAAAgggaataaaatataaaatgttaaatttttatatttattccTCAACTTtttaacctttaatttaaaaacgTTTGTAtgttttattctaaattttatactttCAAAATTGCTTTTAAAAGTCAATATCATCCATTAGTGAATTGGAAGGGGGGGTGGATTGAGGCCAATTTTTAACCGTtatagaaaaaatgaaaatgaaaatgaaaaatcatgTACACTCTATAGCCGTGGCCTTCCActcataaatccaaaaaaaaatggactCACAAATGTCATCTTTGGGGCTTTGGACAATTTGTAGCAAGCTGTAGTGTGAATGCGGAAAATCTTATTACACACTCCTTATATATTGTCTTTTTgaaatcattattttaaaacacattttcaattaaaattgtaaaattacgTGTGTGGTAAGTGTAATAATGAGTAATTGACTATCGTTACTCAAATGAGTCTAGCATGACAAGTGAATGACGAATTGAAGATAGACTGTGTACTATGGTGGCAAAACTGTTTGTCTGTATGAACAGGGTCCAATTATATTGGACATGTGAAAAATCCATGCAAAGTGAGTCTCTCGGACGTAcagacctaataatttctcaaaaGCTATTACGAGTCGGCAAGCTTTGACGCTGTTCAGGATTTCTGGTACAGAATCCTGTGTGCCTTGTTTAGGTGGCGTTTGCTTTGCCCTTATATGTTGTTCTGCCAACTAAGTTTTCGtctcttctttttgctttaGAAAAAGTGTAGTCAAGCTGTAGTCAAGTGTACACTATTTTCATGGGGTGTAGCTTATGTTCAGTGAAAGTTTTTACTGGACATGTTGGATGGTGGACACGTGTCCACTTTTAGACACGTGTCCGAATCCAGACGTATTCAGTAAAAAATTTCGCTAGACAGAAGCCTTACCCATTTTCATGAATGCGATGGGTGCTTATGAATCATGGTGTCCTAGTGTTCTTGCTGTCAGTGTTTCAGTACTAGTTACTCCACATGTGGAGCTAAGTGacaatttttgaattataaatCAGAAGCTAGTTCACAGACCAACAAGTTGTTGCTTGGTGTTTGTGGGGGCatggctatatatataaaattttgacacatgTTTTCTATAACGTACTATATTGTGAAAGTTAAATTGTATATTTGATTCTCAAAACCTTTATCCAATTAATTACCCCCATGATTTTTATCCTTTAAAAGGTTTTATTTTAGTCACTAtacttttatatttgtttttaattcaaaaGTCTTTATTGTCAATTATCTGATGCAAAAACTTGAACTctcaaacaaaatttatttaatttaaatgatgAGTAATGTTTTAATTTGGCTAATTCTTACGGGTTCTTATCTAAACCCATCACTTTTTCACTTACTAATAACCACTAACCAAATCAATAGTTTGTATCAAGCATcctaacatttttcttaaatgATTCAGCATACATGGGAGTTTGCTTTTAACAAAGTATCAAGTGAGAAGGTTTGCCCAAGAGAAGTGTCCAGTTAAATCATAAAAACTTTCCATTTGAAGTTAACTCGAGCGAATGACACAGAAGTCGGGCGAAGTTTCTCTTTAACCAATTTAAGGATGAATGAGGTTTGATCGAAGTTTGATTGAGCAAGAAGTTTCACCCAATAAAGATTCACATTCAAATCATTACTCATTATGATCAATTGTCGACAAATAACGAAACCATGTCAATACCTAGTGCCAAATCGTTACCAAGAGTCAATACCTAGTGTCAAAAGCAAATCATTGCATAGTATTGAAAATTcgaaagaagttttttttatgaatttttgaaaattttagaatgaGCTACAATTTTTGTCTaaagtttatttaaattttgtttctgGTTGGTGGGGGGTGTGTCGTTAtctaatttttgttaaactgTTAACCCCAGAATTTGGAGTACTTTTGGTTTTGTAGAAATAACATTAGGTTGTGTACTCAGCATGAATGAGTGTGAATTGATGGGTGGGTTTCACTAtttctatatgtgtgtgtgcgggTGGGTACTAGGTCGGTGGATCTACAAGCACTtcgtatatgtgtgtgtataaggAATCAGTTAGGTATACTTGTGTTTATGGAATATGGAATCACTTGAGCGAACCTCTGCAGCAACTCAATTATTTGCCATGTCTATCTTCTCCATCCAATAATTGACATCGAGGACGTTAAAAGTATAGGAACTAAACATAAGCATTTTAAAGATAGTGGGCTAGTTTGAAACATGAGGGAGAGGACCAAATATGCAAGTTTAGGAAGATTAtgttcatgagagagagagagagagagagagagagagagggggggggggggaaacaCTTAGGAAGATGATGAATTCTCTTTAATCTCATATACACATCACACGCAAGGTTTTCAGACCCagaccgttcattgaaccgtaaaatgGAGagattcaaggtttttgagTTCGAACCGGGGTTAAACCGTGATTACGTcatgattaatttaataattaattaaaacctaaatatagatattaaatttataaaactagcaaaattgactaatatatctatatatgtgaggaaaatttaatgattttcaagcatatatttaataattaaataagaaagttaataaaataaaataataaccatgaaaacattaaaatttatgattaatttttgaagtaaagttgaatatctttgaaggacTTTAATTATAATTCTGTTTTATTTcttgtaagagatggataatttaattaagtaaaataaaattacgtTAAGTTGTTTTCCAACTCCGGTTTTAGGGGTTCACGGAATTGCCACATATGACAGGTTCTCTATGCTTAAAAAACCGAATTTCCATCCGGTTCTCGGTTTTCACAGTTCGACCTCCCGGTCCAGTCCGGATCTGAAAACCTTTCACAcgtgtgttttattttttcttagctAGTTTATCAATACCAGTTCAATCtaaaagcaaaaactcttcaacTCTACCACTGAGACTTAAGGTGTACAACTAATCCACCAGCCTGCTGTAGCCACCCCAACCTAATCCAACTTGGTGGGTTTATTCGATTTTTAAGGATTGATGAGTTGGGCTGGgttgccattttttttcctattaaatctttttattaattacttGTTTTCCCCTTTCCCTTATATAAAATAGAACTATTTGATATCTTACACCTGAGTTGggataaaattatttaatatcttaCAAATAAAGTGATACTACtaagaaattcaaaagatgGCAGGGGGTAGCAAATAGTTATAATACTTTTGCTATTCGATTTTATTTCTCAACTAAGTTGGGATAAAACTATTTGATATCTTACTATTTAAATGTCATTTGGTTTGATTATTTGTGTTGATTTGATAATTTGTGTATGGTGCTATGCTTAGAATCTTTGAAAGATGGTCAGGGCACTTTTCATACTACTAGTTGCTACTATTCTAATactcaaaggtttttttttttttctaaatgtcCAACCCTACCCACGTGGATTAGATTGGACCCCtataatgggttgggttagattGAAAATATCTctcaacccaacccatataCACCCCTAACTAAGACCAATATTTCTATAAAAGGCCTACGTTCCAATGGGCTAGGCCAAGTAGCATGGAGTAAGCTAATCATAtactagagaaaaaaaattttaaaaattaattaatttataggGGTagattacactttaccaccctaaactatatctctaattacactttgcacccctaAACTTTTCGAATGCAcattttacaccctaaactatgactcttattacactttgcattTTGACTTTTAAGTTTTCTGCTAACTTTGATGAAAAAATATGGCACCATGTGAAAAGACCTAATTGCCCATCTTCTCAatactttaaaaacaaaagataaattatactttaccacactaaatatactttttattacactttgcaccctaaattttgaatttccatCCAAGTTACTGAAAACTTAACATTTGAGTGCAAAGAGTAAAAATTGTCATAGTTTATGGTGCAAAATGtgaattcaaaaattttagagtgcaaaatgtaatataggatataatttatggtggtaaaatgtaatttccccTTTATATAGCACATAGAGATGACTTCAAAATTTAAACTACAATTTACGGAAATTATCATTAGCATCTGTTTGATAGGGACGAAGAAAAGGTGAGACGATAAAAGatacaagaaaattagaaaaaataagtcTTCCAATTCCAAACTCGATCCCTGACCTCTTTATAGTGCACTCCTTTTATGAATTTATCCCTTTCTATTAATGGATGTAAGCCAAAGTACTTTGAAGGTTGAACTATGCACTAGGTGAAACACCAAATGATGCGGTAATGTCATGCCTGATCTCCATTTGATTTCTCACAAGAGACCAGTCTATATTGCTCTAAGAACGGTCTACATGTAAAGCTCTACAGAAAATAATACTATCATTtgtgatgggactgacgaagttagACATAGACGAGGTGATCTTACAGACGAACATGACCAGTTATCGGCGTCATCGGAGGAAGAGTTAATGTCATtaaatgctgccaataaagcctcaaCCGTTACAGGACTAGCTGGACGAACCAACGGGAAGGCATTAACGCCCATTACTCCCCTAAAGACGTTACAAGAAGAATCATTAATACCCCAACGGgtataatccccaagggtatataaagccctcacaacacCGAAACAAGGTACAGAGACAACATCACAACTTGAACTAATTTTATTCTTGACACTTCGACTATTGCCTTCTTTTATActgactttgccatcggaggcgttgtgacAGGCACCACACCTGTGACCACTCGAATAACTTCTTGCTCCCTCAAGGTCATCAGAGTACTGCCGGAAACCACCTGGACGAATCCCAGAGGAACtgacgagatactgcttcatcagtttggcgccgtctgtgggaacgactTTCTCATACAACCAGAACGTGGTCCCTACCAgctccagatggaatccaaccaggaCTCAGCGACCTTGGCGCAACAGGTTCGAAATCTCGCAGCCACCGTTGAAGAACTTACCAGACAGAATCAAGAGATGAAACAGAGGATACAGCAAGAAGAGAACCGGTCAAGGGCTGTCCAAGAGGACGAAGGGGATAGCCATGGAAGGAGTGACCGACGGAGAACGGTGACCCCAGAGGAACAGCATTCCGACATCCTCCAAgagatgagaaaggagatggatgaattaagaaatgccatcaaagaaaagACCGATCGAAACCTGGATAAAATGGTCAGAGcaacggactccccttttacCATGGCAGTCCTAGAACGACTGGTACCGGCGAAATTTTGGTTGCCTCAGCTCGAGCCCTTTGACGGGCTCAAggatccccaagatcaccttaacaccttcaagacgactttaggccttcaacagccccctgatgagatcatgtgtcgATCTTTCCCCACTACGCTGAAAGGAGCTGGACGAGAAtggttcacgagattgcccACTTCGTCCATCGACAACTTTGAACAGTTAAGTAACGCTTTCCTGCGCCATTTTGTCGAGGGGCAACGCCCCAAgagaccagcggatcacctactcactattaggcaaggagagagggagactTTGCTGTCGTACGTAaaacgcttcactcgagagACCTTAGAGGTGGACGACGCCGACGATAAGGTCCAGCTGACGACATTTAAAGCAGGGCTCAAGTCCAGAGAATTTGTCGTCTCGTTAGCAAAAAATCCGCCCCGGACAATGGCGGAGATGCTGTTGAAGgcccaaaagtacatgaatgctgaggacgcactGGCGGCCATCGTAGATGAGGGGAAGCCAAAGatggaaggaaggaaggaagacgaacgcAGGGGACAAAAGACGGAGCGCCCAAGCTGCCGGGGAGGTGACATTGACAGATGAAAACACGAGAAAGCTCCACGATCGGTAAAATTCACACCTCTagttatgcctgttgaca
This region includes:
- the LOC142606311 gene encoding uncharacterized protein LOC142606311, encoding MPWSRLLEAKKYISESDKVMKWNDSAGEKAFHSAKGRYWAKINGLPCNISLPNPDIYIDNIDWDSKVDPQLFLDLEVAKEEKNNNVIDNSCQLILDQPIKPTGWDVSYSDIIFNKSLTGMIVGDSGVGENKNGINSWECSNYLGASDDNDRKVVGKKNENYRRTVHGNECKPPRPRCMNPRFQADHGFRRY